The proteins below come from a single Malus domestica chromosome 03, GDT2T_hap1 genomic window:
- the LOC103430525 gene encoding E3 ubiquitin-protein ligase RMA1H1-like isoform X2 encodes MEQNFYEPETRFVSVGDVSVKKWNSISSPTTVSDNDTGSFDCNICLDSAHEPVVTLCGHLYCWPCIYKWLQVPSTSDEQSNMPQTCPVCKANISPSSVVPLYGRGISSSDSDGKKPQLDMVVPRRPPPMSNTLITATTATSTPRQQLHPDFLQRHSQSVHDQYHPAYGGYATNSESAYLGGTTMTNLSNPTIGMVGEFVFARMFGSSNTSLFTYPYLNSYTPSSPRMRRQEVELDKSLNRVTFFLFCCFMLCLLLF; translated from the coding sequence ATGGAACAGAACTTCTATGAGCCTGAGACACGCTTTGTTTCAGTTGGAGATGTTTCGGTCAAGAAGTGGAATTCAATCTCATCCCCAACTACAGTCTCGGACAATGACACTGGTTCCTTTGACTGCAATATATGCTTAGATTCAGCACATGAACCTGTGGTGACTCTCTGTGGTCACCTGTACTGCTGGCCGTGCATTTACAAGTGGCTTCAGGTCCCATCCACCTCTGATGAACAATCCAACATGCCGCAAACTTGTCCTGTCTGTAAGGCTAACATCTCCCCTTCTTCAGTTGTTCCCCTCTACGGCCGAGGCATTTCCTCTTCAGATTCTGACGGAAAGAAACCTCAGTTGGATATGGTTGTACCACGTAGACCCCCACCTATGTCCAACACTTTGATAACTGCTACTACCGCCACATCAACGCCAAGACAGCAACTTCATCCAGATTTTTTGCAAAGGCATTCACAGTCCGTTCACGATCAGTACCACCCTGCTTATGGAGGTTATGCCACAAACTCAGAATCAGCTTATCTCGGGGGTACAACGATGACAAATTTATCCAATCCAACGATTGGAATGGTTGGAGAGTTTGTGTTTGCAAGGATGTTTGGGAGCTCAAACACCAGTTTGTTTACTTACCCGTATCTGAATTCGTACACCCCAAGCAGTCCTAGGATGAGAAGGCAGGAAGTAGAGCTTGACAAATCTCTCAATAGAGTAACATTCTTTCTTTTCTGCTGTTTTATGTTGTGCCTTCTCTTGTTCTGA
- the LOC103430525 gene encoding E3 ubiquitin-protein ligase RMA1H1-like isoform X1 codes for MMERLAMEQNFYEPETRFVSVGDVSVKKWNSISSPTTVSDNDTGSFDCNICLDSAHEPVVTLCGHLYCWPCIYKWLQVPSTSDEQSNMPQTCPVCKANISPSSVVPLYGRGISSSDSDGKKPQLDMVVPRRPPPMSNTLITATTATSTPRQQLHPDFLQRHSQSVHDQYHPAYGGYATNSESAYLGGTTMTNLSNPTIGMVGEFVFARMFGSSNTSLFTYPYLNSYTPSSPRMRRQEVELDKSLNRVTFFLFCCFMLCLLLF; via the exons ATGATGG AACGCCTCGCTATGGAACAGAACTTCTATGAGCCTGAGACACGCTTTGTTTCAGTTGGAGATGTTTCGGTCAAGAAGTGGAATTCAATCTCATCCCCAACTACAGTCTCGGACAATGACACTGGTTCCTTTGACTGCAATATATGCTTAGATTCAGCACATGAACCTGTGGTGACTCTCTGTGGTCACCTGTACTGCTGGCCGTGCATTTACAAGTGGCTTCAGGTCCCATCCACCTCTGATGAACAATCCAACATGCCGCAAACTTGTCCTGTCTGTAAGGCTAACATCTCCCCTTCTTCAGTTGTTCCCCTCTACGGCCGAGGCATTTCCTCTTCAGATTCTGACGGAAAGAAACCTCAGTTGGATATGGTTGTACCACGTAGACCCCCACCTATGTCCAACACTTTGATAACTGCTACTACCGCCACATCAACGCCAAGACAGCAACTTCATCCAGATTTTTTGCAAAGGCATTCACAGTCCGTTCACGATCAGTACCACCCTGCTTATGGAGGTTATGCCACAAACTCAGAATCAGCTTATCTCGGGGGTACAACGATGACAAATTTATCCAATCCAACGATTGGAATGGTTGGAGAGTTTGTGTTTGCAAGGATGTTTGGGAGCTCAAACACCAGTTTGTTTACTTACCCGTATCTGAATTCGTACACCCCAAGCAGTCCTAGGATGAGAAGGCAGGAAGTAGAGCTTGACAAATCTCTCAATAGAGTAACATTCTTTCTTTTCTGCTGTTTTATGTTGTGCCTTCTCTTGTTCTGA